A single region of the Portunus trituberculatus isolate SZX2019 chromosome 29, ASM1759143v1, whole genome shotgun sequence genome encodes:
- the LOC123510651 gene encoding kelch domain-containing protein 2-like isoform X1, with amino-acid sequence MDTSQTRQAPEEYQFVHRRAGHVMVAHNKRLYVWGGYMELPHSRPYTLMTNSKSSYHSAIDVWVFDPLLSTWTRKMSRGDIPQQLSGSCAAVHEDHMYMFGGWANIASDNMENNLNSLWRLHLPTLTWKLLRPEGMPPFPCDKAACWVHNNRFFVFGGFGPAINSSRVEEVIVNFVRDDVYYSGWIDQLVYYDIDNNVWMWPRTKGVKPTPRAAHAADVCGDKVYIFGGRFKNARMNELHCLDLRNWTWSGNLMDDTLQEVPDGRSWHTFKFVSENKAVVYGGFNSSEQVLNDIWLLDIRSRKWCRTPKPRASSRLWHTAAVAHPGEITFYGGIQNNLLDHTRPKDHAEEMLVLRFSPPCLKRLTIEAICETGEELQSQWKVLPQTLQHILAVRLSPDNIS; translated from the exons atggacaCGTCCCAAACACGACAGGCACCGGAGGAATACCAGTTTGTGCACAGAAGGGCTGGACATGTCATGGTGGCCCACAATAAGAGACTCTATGTTTGGGGAGGCTATATG gAGCTGCCCCACTCGCGACCTTACACCTTGATGACCAACAGCAAGTCATCCTACCACAGTGCCATTGACGTGTGGGTGTTTGATCCGCTCCTCAGCACATG GACGAGGAAGATGAGCCGCGGGGACATTCCACAGCAGCTCTCCGGCTCCTGTGCGGCCGTCCACGAAGATCACATGTACATGTTTGGAG GCTGGGCAAACATTGCATCTGATAATATGGAAAATAATCTCAATTCCCTTTGGCGTCTTCATCTCCCCACACTGACTTGGAAGTTGCTCCGGCCTGAGGGGATGCCTCCCTTCCCCTGTGACAAAGCTGCCTGCTGGGTCCACAATAATAG gTTTTTTGTGTTTGGTGGCTTTGGTCCGGCCATAAACTCAAGTCGGGTGGAAGAAGTCATCGTCAACTTTGTAAGGGACGATGTTTACTACAGTGGCTGGATTGATCAGCTGGTCTACTATGACATAG ACAATAACGTATGGATGTGGCCCAGAACGAAGGGGGTGAAGCCGACCCCCCGAGCAGCACATGCAGCAGACGTGTGTGGGGACAAGGTGTACATATTTGGTGGTAGATTTAAGAATGCAAGAATGAATGAACTGCACTGCTTAGATCTTAGGAACTGGACGTGGAGTGGAAA CTTGATGGACGACACCCTGCAAGAGGTCCCCGATGGCCGGTCTTGGCACACGTTCAAGTTTGTATCAGAGAATAAGGCTGTGGTGTATGGAGGATTCAACTCTTCAGAACAAGTTCTAA ACGACATTTGGCTGCTGGACATCAGAAGCAGGAAGTGGTGCAGGACCCCCAAACCACGTGCCAGCTCTCGGCTCTGGCACACTGCAGCCGTCGCCCATCCGGGTGAAATAACGTTTTATGGGGGAATTCAGAACAATTTGCTGGATCACACGAGGCCAAAG GACCATGCTGAAGAAATGCTAGTGCTGAGATTTAGTCCTCCTTGCTTAAAGAG GCTGACCATTGAGGCAATCTGTGAAACTGGTGAGGAACTGCAATCCCAGTGGAAAGTGCTACCCCAGACACTACAACACATCCTGGCTGTGCGTCTCTCGCCCGACAACATCAGTTAG
- the LOC123510651 gene encoding kelch domain-containing protein 2-like isoform X2 produces MVRCVTITLMLIFILLFTPRVMFLVVFKKSRTRKMSRGDIPQQLSGSCAAVHEDHMYMFGGWANIASDNMENNLNSLWRLHLPTLTWKLLRPEGMPPFPCDKAACWVHNNRFFVFGGFGPAINSSRVEEVIVNFVRDDVYYSGWIDQLVYYDIDNNVWMWPRTKGVKPTPRAAHAADVCGDKVYIFGGRFKNARMNELHCLDLRNWTWSGNLMDDTLQEVPDGRSWHTFKFVSENKAVVYGGFNSSEQVLNDIWLLDIRSRKWCRTPKPRASSRLWHTAAVAHPGEITFYGGIQNNLLDHTRPKDHAEEMLVLRFSPPCLKRLTIEAICETGEELQSQWKVLPQTLQHILAVRLSPDNIS; encoded by the exons ATGGTGAGATGCGTAACTATCACACTCATGCTgattttcatacttttatttactccTCGTGTAATGTTCCTTGTCGTCTTCAAAAAATCAAg GACGAGGAAGATGAGCCGCGGGGACATTCCACAGCAGCTCTCCGGCTCCTGTGCGGCCGTCCACGAAGATCACATGTACATGTTTGGAG GCTGGGCAAACATTGCATCTGATAATATGGAAAATAATCTCAATTCCCTTTGGCGTCTTCATCTCCCCACACTGACTTGGAAGTTGCTCCGGCCTGAGGGGATGCCTCCCTTCCCCTGTGACAAAGCTGCCTGCTGGGTCCACAATAATAG gTTTTTTGTGTTTGGTGGCTTTGGTCCGGCCATAAACTCAAGTCGGGTGGAAGAAGTCATCGTCAACTTTGTAAGGGACGATGTTTACTACAGTGGCTGGATTGATCAGCTGGTCTACTATGACATAG ACAATAACGTATGGATGTGGCCCAGAACGAAGGGGGTGAAGCCGACCCCCCGAGCAGCACATGCAGCAGACGTGTGTGGGGACAAGGTGTACATATTTGGTGGTAGATTTAAGAATGCAAGAATGAATGAACTGCACTGCTTAGATCTTAGGAACTGGACGTGGAGTGGAAA CTTGATGGACGACACCCTGCAAGAGGTCCCCGATGGCCGGTCTTGGCACACGTTCAAGTTTGTATCAGAGAATAAGGCTGTGGTGTATGGAGGATTCAACTCTTCAGAACAAGTTCTAA ACGACATTTGGCTGCTGGACATCAGAAGCAGGAAGTGGTGCAGGACCCCCAAACCACGTGCCAGCTCTCGGCTCTGGCACACTGCAGCCGTCGCCCATCCGGGTGAAATAACGTTTTATGGGGGAATTCAGAACAATTTGCTGGATCACACGAGGCCAAAG GACCATGCTGAAGAAATGCTAGTGCTGAGATTTAGTCCTCCTTGCTTAAAGAG GCTGACCATTGAGGCAATCTGTGAAACTGGTGAGGAACTGCAATCCCAGTGGAAAGTGCTACCCCAGACACTACAACACATCCTGGCTGTGCGTCTCTCGCCCGACAACATCAGTTAG
- the LOC123510651 gene encoding kelch domain-containing protein 1-like isoform X3, which produces MDTSQTRQAPEEYQFVHRRAGHVMVAHNKRLYVWGGYMELPHSRPYTLMTNSKSSYHSAIDVWVFDPLLSTWTRKMSRGDIPQQLSGSCAAVHEDHMYMFGGWANIASDNMENNLNSLWRLHLPTLTWKLLRPEGMPPFPCDKAACWVHNNRFFVFGGFGPAINSSRVEEVIVNFVRDDVYYSGWIDQLVYYDIDNNVWMWPRTKGVKPTPRAAHAADVCGDKVYIFGGRFKNARMNELHCLDLRNWTWSGNLMDDTLQEVPDGRSWHTFKFVSENKAVVYGGFNSSEQVLNDIWLLDIRSRKWCRTPKPRASSRLWHTAAVAHPGEITFYGGIQNNLLDHTRPKADH; this is translated from the exons atggacaCGTCCCAAACACGACAGGCACCGGAGGAATACCAGTTTGTGCACAGAAGGGCTGGACATGTCATGGTGGCCCACAATAAGAGACTCTATGTTTGGGGAGGCTATATG gAGCTGCCCCACTCGCGACCTTACACCTTGATGACCAACAGCAAGTCATCCTACCACAGTGCCATTGACGTGTGGGTGTTTGATCCGCTCCTCAGCACATG GACGAGGAAGATGAGCCGCGGGGACATTCCACAGCAGCTCTCCGGCTCCTGTGCGGCCGTCCACGAAGATCACATGTACATGTTTGGAG GCTGGGCAAACATTGCATCTGATAATATGGAAAATAATCTCAATTCCCTTTGGCGTCTTCATCTCCCCACACTGACTTGGAAGTTGCTCCGGCCTGAGGGGATGCCTCCCTTCCCCTGTGACAAAGCTGCCTGCTGGGTCCACAATAATAG gTTTTTTGTGTTTGGTGGCTTTGGTCCGGCCATAAACTCAAGTCGGGTGGAAGAAGTCATCGTCAACTTTGTAAGGGACGATGTTTACTACAGTGGCTGGATTGATCAGCTGGTCTACTATGACATAG ACAATAACGTATGGATGTGGCCCAGAACGAAGGGGGTGAAGCCGACCCCCCGAGCAGCACATGCAGCAGACGTGTGTGGGGACAAGGTGTACATATTTGGTGGTAGATTTAAGAATGCAAGAATGAATGAACTGCACTGCTTAGATCTTAGGAACTGGACGTGGAGTGGAAA CTTGATGGACGACACCCTGCAAGAGGTCCCCGATGGCCGGTCTTGGCACACGTTCAAGTTTGTATCAGAGAATAAGGCTGTGGTGTATGGAGGATTCAACTCTTCAGAACAAGTTCTAA ACGACATTTGGCTGCTGGACATCAGAAGCAGGAAGTGGTGCAGGACCCCCAAACCACGTGCCAGCTCTCGGCTCTGGCACACTGCAGCCGTCGCCCATCCGGGTGAAATAACGTTTTATGGGGGAATTCAGAACAATTTGCTGGATCACACGAGGCCAAAG GCTGACCATTGA
- the LOC123510653 gene encoding thioredoxin-2-like — translation MVYQVKDKEDFDQQLKNAGQKLVVVDFYATWCGPCKIIAPKIQEMSEQMSDVVFLKVDVDENDEVAVTYKVSCMPTFVFFKAEKKVDSFSGASEDKLREFIAKLK, via the exons ATGGTCTACCAAGTGAAGGATAAG GAAGACTTTGACCAGCAGTTGAAGAATGCTGGACAGAAGCTTGTGGTGGTAGACTTCTATGCCACCTGGTGCGGACCCTGCAAGATCATCGCCCCCAAGATTCAG GAGATGAGTGAGCAGATGAGTGACGTTGTGTTCCTGAAGGTGGACGTGGATGAGAATGACGAGGTTGCCGTGACCTATAAGGTGTCTTGCATGCCtaccttcgttttcttcaagGCGGAGAAGAAA GTGGACAGTTTCTCAGGAGCAAGTGAAGACAAGCTCCGTGAATTCATTGCAAAGCTGAAGTAA